In Rhizobium sp. WSM4643, the following are encoded in one genomic region:
- the flgC gene encoding flagellar basal body rod protein FlgC, whose translation MDPLSAAMKIAGSGLEAQSTRLRIVSENIANARSTGDTPGAEPYRRKTITFGQQMDRTSGVETVGVKKVGVDEGDFSTEFDPSNPAADKKGVVKLPNVNILVEMADMREANRSYDANLQTIKQTRDLISSTIDLLKSQ comes from the coding sequence ATGGATCCGCTTTCAGCAGCAATGAAAATCGCCGGTTCCGGGCTCGAGGCCCAGTCGACGCGGTTACGCATCGTCTCGGAAAACATCGCCAACGCCCGCTCGACCGGCGACACACCCGGCGCGGAGCCCTATCGGCGCAAGACGATCACCTTCGGCCAGCAGATGGATCGCACCAGCGGCGTCGAGACGGTCGGCGTCAAGAAGGTCGGCGTCGACGAAGGCGATTTCAGCACCGAATTCGATCCCAGCAATCCGGCTGCGGACAAGAAGGGCGTCGTCAAGCTGCCGAACGTCAACATCCTGGTCGAGATGGCCGACATGCGCGAAGCCAATCGCTCGTATGACGCCAATTTGCAGACCATCAAACAGACCCGCGATCTCATCTCCTCCACGATCGACCTCCTGAAGAGCCAATAA
- the flgA gene encoding flagellar basal body P-ring formation chaperone FlgA, whose protein sequence is MMFCRAGHISGWVAAATIAVAGIVLPASADAGMGYAVVPTTIIYPGDTLSASQLQEVEVTNPNLAGDYAKSVSQVEGMVSKRTLLPGRTISVSALREAYTVTRGSSIRLVFTLGAMTISAAGTPLEDGATGQVVRARNMDSGVIVSGTVLADGTVHVRAK, encoded by the coding sequence ATGATGTTTTGCCGGGCAGGACACATCTCAGGATGGGTGGCAGCAGCCACGATCGCAGTCGCGGGCATTGTCTTGCCCGCGTCGGCGGATGCCGGCATGGGTTATGCCGTCGTCCCGACCACGATCATCTACCCCGGCGACACATTGTCGGCCAGCCAGCTCCAGGAAGTCGAGGTCACCAACCCCAACCTCGCCGGCGATTATGCCAAATCCGTTTCGCAGGTCGAAGGCATGGTTTCCAAACGCACGCTGTTACCGGGCCGCACGATCTCGGTCTCGGCCCTGCGCGAGGCCTATACGGTGACCCGCGGCTCTTCGATTCGCCTGGTCTTCACGCTCGGCGCGATGACGATTTCCGCCGCTGGCACGCCGCTTGAAGACGGCGCGACCGGGCAGGTCGTCCGCGCCCGCAATATGGATTCCGGCGTCATCGTCAGCGGCACGGTGCTTGCGGACGGCACGGTCCATGTGAGGGCAAAATGA
- a CDS encoding flagellar basal body-associated FliL family protein has translation MAEPDVSAGQPNKKSGSLMTIIGIAVLTLVGAGGGWAVGTIVAPNIKGAKEVEQAKGAEAKKKAEEGLARISTEANNVVQLEPITSNLAYPSENWVRLEVALLFNGPPDVKVSEDIHQDILAYIRTVSLQQIEGPRGFQYLKDDIQERVDLRSQGRVSKVMFRTFVIE, from the coding sequence ATGGCAGAGCCAGACGTAAGCGCAGGTCAACCGAACAAGAAATCCGGCTCGTTGATGACGATCATCGGCATCGCCGTCCTGACGCTCGTCGGCGCCGGCGGCGGCTGGGCGGTCGGCACGATCGTCGCACCCAACATCAAGGGTGCCAAGGAGGTCGAGCAGGCCAAGGGTGCCGAGGCCAAGAAGAAGGCCGAGGAAGGTCTGGCGCGGATCTCGACCGAGGCCAACAACGTCGTCCAACTCGAACCGATCACCTCGAACCTCGCCTACCCCTCGGAAAACTGGGTCCGACTCGAAGTCGCGCTGCTGTTCAACGGGCCGCCGGATGTCAAGGTTTCAGAGGATATTCATCAGGATATCCTCGCCTATATCAGAACCGTTTCCCTTCAGCAGATCGAGGGGCCGCGCGGCTTTCAATATCTCAAGGATGACATACAGGAACGTGTTGACCTTCGCTCGCAAGGGCGGGTATCGAAGGTCATGTTCAGGACATTTGTCATCGAATGA
- a CDS encoding flagellar basal body P-ring protein FlgI yields MKLFFRFVTLVAVLAMSLADVAPAWALTSRIKDIASLQAGRDNQLIGYGLIVGLQGTGDGFRSSPFTEQSMRAMLQNLGISTQGGQSNAKNTAAVMVTANLPPFASPGSRIDVTVSSLGDATSLRGGTLVMTSLSGADGQIYAVAQGAAIVSGFQAQGQAATVTEGVTTAGRVPGGAIIERELPSRFEDSVNLVLQLRNPDFSTAIRIADIVNGYASARFGGPVAEAKDSQEVVIQKPRTADLTRLMADIENLIVETDTPAKVVINERTGTIVIGSDVRVSPVAVSYGTLTVQVTETPQIIQPEPFSQGRTAVQPQTDISAEQTGGRVAIIDGPDLRTLVAGLNNIGVKPDGIIAILQGIKSAGALQAELVLQ; encoded by the coding sequence ATGAAACTGTTCTTCCGTTTCGTCACTCTTGTCGCGGTTCTCGCCATGAGTTTGGCTGATGTCGCGCCCGCCTGGGCGCTGACCTCCCGCATCAAGGACATCGCCTCCCTTCAGGCCGGCCGCGATAACCAGCTGATCGGTTATGGACTCATTGTCGGCCTCCAGGGGACCGGCGACGGCTTCCGGTCCTCGCCCTTCACTGAACAGTCGATGCGCGCGATGCTGCAGAATCTCGGCATCTCGACGCAGGGCGGCCAGTCCAACGCCAAGAACACTGCGGCCGTGATGGTCACCGCCAACCTGCCTCCTTTCGCAAGCCCCGGCAGCCGTATCGACGTGACGGTGAGCTCGCTCGGTGATGCGACGTCGCTGCGCGGCGGCACGCTGGTTATGACCTCGCTTTCCGGCGCCGACGGACAAATCTATGCCGTTGCGCAGGGTGCCGCCATCGTTTCCGGTTTTCAGGCGCAGGGCCAGGCGGCGACCGTGACCGAAGGCGTCACCACTGCCGGCCGCGTTCCGGGCGGCGCGATTATCGAGCGCGAACTGCCGTCCCGCTTCGAGGACTCTGTCAATCTCGTCCTGCAACTGCGCAACCCCGACTTCTCGACGGCGATTCGTATCGCCGACATCGTCAACGGTTATGCCTCGGCGCGCTTCGGCGGCCCGGTTGCCGAAGCCAAGGATTCGCAGGAGGTCGTGATCCAGAAGCCGCGCACGGCCGATCTCACCCGGCTGATGGCCGATATCGAAAATCTCATCGTCGAGACCGATACGCCGGCCAAGGTGGTCATCAACGAACGCACCGGAACGATCGTCATCGGCTCGGATGTCCGCGTCTCGCCGGTCGCAGTCAGCTACGGCACGCTTACGGTTCAGGTCACCGAGACGCCGCAGATCATTCAGCCCGAACCCTTCTCGCAAGGCCGGACCGCCGTCCAGCCGCAGACCGATATTTCCGCCGAGCAGACCGGCGGGCGCGTTGCCATCATCGACGGCCCCGACCTCAGGACTCTCGTCGCCGGCCTCAACAATATCGGCGTGAAACCGGATGGCATCATCGCCATTCTCCAGGGCATCAAGTCGGCGGGAGCCCTGCAGGCGGAGCTTGTGCTGCAATGA
- a CDS encoding O-linked N-acetylglucosamine transferase, SPINDLY family protein: MNSKVSFSAASKDYQMGRYTQSLATLNQLMDIQQDAKTYALLAKNLVQLGFKADAAKAYGLAGSCEGPNSYEYQKQAAKLHYETGSEDDALLIAMRNLSKAQEDPELAFIITAIYLKRQQRDIIRPFKTVLSQSANPDHMRLAALLLSDDLNDATNQSLSRNLFKRFPGNLAFRFLHLVFAREFNEFEEASKHQAVIDASLAKGDVEILRKDNPFYHLHWCGNEDFNRYATIGTTPLNPERVAFRRNQPHSWSDKIRIGYMSSDFWDRHATMKLLQRILELHDKDRFEVTLFCHTGPEYLKHNNTDRSRWGRVVTVHGFSDQGMLAAVREHNIDIMVDLKGHTSGSRASAFNLPLAPVHVGWLGFPGSTVNIDLDYVIGDHSVLPEVAKPFYHEKFCRLPESYQPNDPMHRPKPRPVTREQLGLPEDAFIFASFNGNRKITPETIDSWCRILKRAPNSVLWLMANTPRNQANLLKQFQAAGISAKRIIFCPRAPYEEHIDRQQAADIGIDTFPVNGHTTTSEQLWGGLPVLTVKGTNFASRVSESLLRAIDLPELVAADLQAYEDLAVELAQNPARIAQYKAHLKEKRYIAPLFDAERFCDHLEQAYEVMADRAKQGLAPEHMDIPALPPRTAPFAAE, encoded by the coding sequence TTGAACAGCAAAGTTTCGTTCTCTGCGGCATCCAAGGATTACCAGATGGGCCGCTACACACAGTCCTTGGCGACGCTCAATCAGCTGATGGATATTCAGCAGGACGCCAAGACCTATGCGTTGCTGGCCAAGAACCTCGTGCAGCTCGGTTTCAAGGCCGATGCCGCGAAAGCCTATGGCCTGGCCGGCAGCTGTGAAGGACCGAATTCCTACGAATACCAGAAGCAGGCGGCCAAGCTGCACTACGAGACCGGCAGCGAGGACGATGCTCTGCTGATCGCCATGCGAAACCTTAGCAAGGCGCAGGAAGACCCGGAACTCGCCTTCATCATCACCGCGATCTATCTGAAGCGGCAGCAGCGCGATATCATCCGCCCGTTCAAGACGGTGCTGTCGCAGAGTGCCAATCCCGATCATATGCGCCTGGCAGCCCTGCTTCTGAGCGATGATCTGAACGACGCAACCAACCAGAGCCTGTCGCGCAACCTCTTCAAGCGGTTTCCAGGCAATCTCGCATTCCGCTTCCTGCATCTGGTTTTCGCTCGCGAATTCAATGAGTTCGAAGAGGCAAGCAAACACCAGGCAGTGATCGATGCCTCACTCGCAAAGGGCGATGTCGAGATCCTGCGCAAGGATAACCCGTTCTATCATCTGCACTGGTGCGGCAACGAGGATTTCAATCGATATGCGACGATCGGCACCACTCCCCTCAACCCGGAACGGGTGGCCTTCCGCCGCAACCAGCCGCACAGCTGGTCGGACAAGATCCGGATCGGCTACATGTCATCTGACTTCTGGGACCGCCACGCGACGATGAAGCTCTTGCAGCGCATCCTCGAACTGCACGACAAGGACCGGTTCGAGGTGACGCTCTTCTGCCATACAGGCCCTGAGTACCTCAAGCATAACAATACCGACCGCAGCCGCTGGGGCCGGGTCGTCACCGTTCACGGCTTCTCCGACCAGGGGATGCTCGCAGCGGTACGCGAGCATAATATCGACATCATGGTCGACCTGAAGGGTCATACTTCGGGCAGCCGCGCGTCGGCCTTCAATTTGCCGCTCGCGCCGGTGCATGTCGGCTGGCTCGGTTTCCCCGGCAGCACGGTCAATATCGATCTCGACTACGTCATCGGCGACCATTCGGTATTGCCCGAGGTGGCCAAGCCCTTCTACCATGAGAAATTCTGCCGGCTGCCGGAGAGCTACCAGCCGAACGACCCGATGCATCGCCCGAAGCCGCGCCCTGTCACCCGCGAGCAGCTCGGCCTGCCGGAAGACGCCTTCATCTTCGCGTCCTTCAACGGCAACCGCAAAATCACGCCGGAGACGATCGACAGCTGGTGCCGCATTCTCAAGCGCGCGCCGAACAGCGTGCTCTGGCTGATGGCGAACACGCCGCGCAACCAGGCGAACCTCCTGAAGCAATTCCAGGCGGCAGGGATCTCCGCCAAGCGGATCATCTTCTGCCCGCGCGCGCCCTATGAAGAGCACATCGACCGTCAGCAGGCGGCCGACATCGGCATCGACACCTTCCCCGTCAACGGCCACACGACCACCTCGGAGCAACTCTGGGGCGGCCTGCCGGTCCTGACCGTCAAGGGCACCAACTTCGCCTCACGCGTCAGCGAGAGCCTGCTCAGGGCCATCGACCTGCCCGAACTCGTTGCAGCCGACCTGCAGGCCTATGAGGATCTTGCCGTCGAACTGGCGCAGAACCCCGCGCGGATCGCGCAATACAAGGCGCATCTCAAGGAGAAGCGCTATATCGCGCCGCTCTTCGATGCCGAACGGTTCTGCGACCATCTGGAGCAGGCCTATGAAGTCATGGCCGACCGTGCCAAGCAGGGTCTTGCACCCGAGCACATGGACATTCCGGCGCTGCCGCCGCGCACGGCGCCGTTCGCGGCCGAGTGA
- the fliP gene encoding flagellar type III secretion system pore protein FliP (The bacterial flagellar biogenesis protein FliP forms a type III secretion system (T3SS)-type pore required for flagellar assembly.): MIRLIVFLAMMAVPELAVAQQLPTDLLNVPVDGSVAAWIIRTFGLLTILSVAPGILIMVTSFPRFVIAFSILRSGMGLSSTPSNMILLSLSLFMTFYVMSPTFDQAWQNGVQPLLANQINETEAVQRIAEPFRTFMAANTRDKDLALFVDLARERGQNIQTTNPIDYRVLIPAFMISEIRRGFEIGFLVVLPFLVIDLIVATITMAMGMMMLPPTSISLPFKILFFVLIDGWNLLVGSLVRSFN; this comes from the coding sequence ATGATTCGTCTCATAGTTTTCCTTGCCATGATGGCGGTACCGGAACTGGCGGTGGCACAGCAGCTGCCGACTGACTTGTTGAACGTCCCGGTCGATGGCTCCGTCGCCGCCTGGATCATCCGCACATTCGGCCTGCTGACCATTCTTTCGGTCGCGCCGGGCATCCTGATCATGGTGACGAGCTTCCCGCGCTTCGTCATCGCCTTCTCGATCCTGCGCTCAGGGATGGGCCTCTCTTCGACGCCTTCCAACATGATCCTTTTGTCGCTGTCGCTGTTCATGACCTTCTACGTCATGTCGCCGACCTTCGATCAGGCCTGGCAGAACGGCGTGCAGCCGCTGCTTGCCAATCAGATCAATGAGACCGAGGCGGTCCAGCGTATCGCCGAACCCTTCCGCACCTTCATGGCGGCCAATACCCGCGACAAGGATCTGGCGCTCTTCGTCGATCTGGCGCGCGAACGCGGACAGAATATCCAGACGACCAATCCGATCGACTATCGGGTGCTGATCCCGGCCTTCATGATTTCCGAAATTCGCCGCGGCTTCGAGATCGGCTTCCTCGTCGTGCTGCCGTTCCTCGTCATCGACCTGATCGTCGCGACCATCACCATGGCGATGGGCATGATGATGCTGCCGCCGACCTCAATCTCGTTGCCTTTCAAGATTCTCTTCTTCGTGCTGATCGACGGCTGGAACCTGCTGGTCGGCAGCCTGGTGCGTTCGTTCAACTGA
- the flgB gene encoding flagellar basal body rod protein FlgB — MQPIQLFDLASRQAEWLTIRQQVVAGNIANANTPKFHAKDVTPFDAVLDKSDIAMARTNPAHLSGNDFSNSGDIDVKEAALDQEIGVQESGNTVGLAEELSKSGDIKRQYDLNTSLVSSFNRMMLMTVRK, encoded by the coding sequence ATGCAACCAATCCAACTTTTCGACTTGGCTTCGCGACAGGCGGAATGGCTGACGATCCGTCAGCAGGTTGTTGCCGGCAACATCGCGAATGCCAATACCCCGAAGTTCCACGCCAAGGACGTCACGCCCTTTGACGCGGTGCTCGACAAGTCCGACATCGCAATGGCGCGCACCAATCCGGCGCATCTCAGCGGTAACGATTTCAGCAACAGCGGCGATATCGACGTCAAGGAGGCCGCACTCGACCAGGAAATCGGCGTCCAGGAATCCGGCAATACGGTCGGTTTGGCCGAGGAGCTTTCCAAGTCGGGCGATATCAAGCGCCAGTACGATCTGAACACCTCGCTGGTCAGTTCCTTCAATCGCATGATGTTGATGACCGTCAGGAAGTAA
- the flgG gene encoding flagellar basal-body rod protein FlgG: protein MRALAIAATGMDAQQTNLEVIANNIANINTTGFKRARAEFSDLLYQTERAKGVANRANQAVVPEGANIGLGVQTSAVRNLHLQGELTQTGNDLDVALIGKGFFQIQSTDGTTLYSRAGAFNKNDQGQLVTIDGYEVLPGITIPTGSTELTISRSGEVSAKLPGAAAATVLGQLTLADFVNEAGLQPLGDNLFQETPASGEAVIGNPDEEGFAYMKQGYLESSNVDPVKEITELISAQRAYEMNSKVITTADEMASIVSKNLK, encoded by the coding sequence ATGAGAGCGCTCGCCATCGCAGCAACGGGCATGGATGCCCAGCAGACCAATCTGGAAGTCATCGCGAACAATATCGCGAACATCAATACGACGGGTTTCAAGCGCGCCCGCGCCGAATTCTCCGATCTTCTCTACCAGACCGAACGTGCCAAGGGTGTCGCCAACCGTGCCAACCAGGCCGTCGTTCCGGAAGGTGCCAATATCGGCCTCGGCGTCCAGACCTCGGCGGTCCGCAACCTGCATCTCCAGGGCGAACTGACCCAGACCGGCAACGATCTCGACGTGGCGCTGATCGGCAAGGGCTTCTTCCAGATCCAGTCAACCGACGGTACGACGCTTTACAGCCGCGCCGGCGCCTTCAACAAGAACGACCAGGGCCAGCTCGTCACCATCGATGGCTACGAGGTCCTTCCCGGCATCACTATTCCGACCGGCTCGACCGAGCTGACGATCAGCCGCTCGGGCGAAGTCTCGGCCAAGCTGCCGGGTGCGGCGGCGGCGACCGTGCTCGGGCAGCTGACGCTTGCCGACTTCGTCAACGAGGCGGGTCTCCAGCCGCTCGGCGACAATCTCTTCCAGGAGACGCCGGCCTCCGGCGAAGCCGTCATCGGCAATCCCGATGAGGAAGGTTTCGCCTACATGAAACAGGGCTATCTGGAATCCTCAAACGTCGACCCGGTGAAGGAAATCACCGAGTTGATTTCGGCCCAGCGCGCTTACGAAATGAATTCCAAGGTGATCACCACCGCTGATGAAATGGCCTCCATCGTCAGCAAGAACCTGAAGTAA
- a CDS encoding flagellar hook-basal body complex protein FliE encodes MISSVQNVSNLSMTRALGAVDTENSASSSASTMPGTAGAANGMSFASVMGNMASDAVSSLKGAESMSFAGIKGTATTREVVDSMLQAEQTLQTAISIRDKVVSAFLEVTKMQM; translated from the coding sequence ATGATCAGCAGCGTCCAGAATGTCAGCAACCTGTCGATGACCCGTGCGCTTGGCGCCGTCGACACCGAAAATTCCGCCTCCTCGTCTGCCAGCACCATGCCGGGCACTGCGGGTGCCGCCAACGGCATGAGTTTCGCCTCCGTCATGGGCAACATGGCGAGCGACGCGGTCAGCAGCCTGAAGGGTGCGGAAAGCATGTCCTTTGCCGGTATCAAGGGCACGGCGACGACGCGTGAAGTCGTCGATTCCATGCTCCAGGCCGAGCAGACGCTGCAGACCGCGATTTCCATCCGCGACAAGGTCGTCTCGGCCTTTCTCGAAGTCACCAAGATGCAGATGTAA
- the flgF gene encoding flagellar basal-body rod protein FlgF, giving the protein MQSGLYVSLSSQMALEKRLNTIADNMANVNTTGFRATEVKFDEMVANTKNKLNTKVAFVSQGNDYLNEGNGELQHTGNMLDFAIKGDAWFSLDTPAGRVLTRDGRFTIKETGELVSIRGYPVLDAGGAPIQLNTKGGEPAVGTDGIIYQGGRQVGSLGLFEADISKGYLRYENSGIMTTDQPRAVVDRFNVGVEQGYLENSNVNAMREITQLIEVNRAFESVSSLMRDSEDSFKEAVQTLGGSR; this is encoded by the coding sequence ATGCAATCCGGTCTTTATGTTTCTCTGTCGTCGCAGATGGCCCTCGAAAAGCGTCTAAACACCATCGCAGACAACATGGCGAACGTGAATACGACCGGTTTTCGCGCCACTGAGGTGAAGTTTGACGAAATGGTGGCGAATACCAAGAACAAGCTGAACACCAAGGTCGCCTTCGTTTCCCAAGGCAACGACTACCTGAACGAGGGAAACGGCGAACTGCAGCACACCGGCAACATGCTCGATTTCGCCATCAAGGGTGATGCCTGGTTTTCGCTCGATACGCCGGCCGGCCGCGTGCTGACGAGGGATGGCCGCTTCACCATCAAGGAAACCGGCGAACTTGTTTCGATCCGGGGATACCCGGTTCTCGATGCCGGCGGTGCCCCGATCCAGCTCAACACCAAAGGGGGCGAGCCCGCCGTCGGCACCGACGGCATCATCTATCAGGGCGGCCGCCAGGTCGGCTCCCTCGGCCTGTTCGAGGCCGATATCAGCAAGGGTTACCTGCGCTACGAAAACAGCGGCATCATGACCACCGACCAGCCACGCGCCGTCGTCGACCGCTTCAATGTCGGTGTCGAGCAGGGTTATCTCGAAAACTCCAACGTCAACGCCATGCGTGAAATCACCCAGCTGATCGAAGTCAACCGCGCCTTCGAAAGCGTCTCGTCGCTGATGCGCGACAGCGAAGATTCCTTCAAGGAAGCCGTCCAGACACTTGGGGGCAGCCGCTAA
- the flgH gene encoding flagellar basal body L-ring protein FlgH — protein sequence MNMRFPAAIAALALLAGCQSPTAVSEIGRAPAMSPIGSGLAYGQTPQMALYPKQPRAVAQGYSLWSDSQAALFKDARALNVGDILTVDIQINDKGSFDNETNRSRKNSSGMNWDVNAQIFGWTPESKTDLTYGSDTSTDGKGKIERTDKLTLLVAAVVTGILENGNLVISGSQEVRLNQELRILNVAGIVRPQDVNAENQISYDKIAEARISYGGRGRLMEVQQPPRGQQAVDLFSPL from the coding sequence ATGAATATGCGTTTCCCGGCCGCGATCGCCGCCCTCGCACTCCTTGCAGGTTGCCAGTCTCCGACGGCGGTCAGCGAGATCGGCCGTGCGCCCGCCATGAGCCCGATCGGCAGCGGCCTCGCCTATGGCCAGACGCCGCAGATGGCACTTTATCCGAAGCAGCCGCGCGCCGTCGCGCAGGGCTATTCGCTGTGGAGCGATTCGCAGGCCGCACTTTTCAAGGACGCGCGCGCGCTCAACGTCGGCGACATCCTGACCGTCGACATCCAGATCAACGACAAAGGCTCCTTCGACAACGAGACCAACCGCAGCCGCAAGAATTCGAGCGGCATGAACTGGGACGTCAACGCCCAGATCTTCGGCTGGACGCCCGAGTCCAAGACCGACCTGACCTATGGGTCCGACACCAGCACCGACGGCAAAGGCAAGATCGAGCGCACCGACAAGCTCACCCTTCTGGTCGCCGCCGTCGTCACCGGCATTCTCGAAAACGGCAACCTCGTCATATCGGGCTCGCAGGAAGTCCGCCTGAACCAGGAACTGCGCATCCTGAACGTCGCCGGCATCGTTCGTCCGCAGGACGTCAATGCCGAAAATCAGATCTCCTATGACAAGATTGCCGAAGCCCGCATCTCCTACGGCGGCCGTGGCCGCCTGATGGAAGTGCAGCAGCCTCCGCGCGGCCAGCAGGCCGTCGATCTTTTCTCGCCGCTTTGA
- the fliI gene encoding flagellar protein export ATPase FliI has translation MSTTLLSEDGLSPKLAHLANLVDRYASPEFAVAHGGRVQTIAAGHYTVHGLSRHVRLGEFVAHKSATGIHLGEVVRVEPQLIYVCPIEPGEPIGIHDTVIRKGAFRISPSDSWCGRTVNSLGEPIDGLGPITEGLDRRSISNTAPPSMTRKRVETGFKTGVRAIDIFSPLCLGQRLGIFAGSGVGKSTLLSMLARADAFDKVVIALVGERGREVREFIEDTLGSNMRKAIAVVATSDESPMLRKMAPLTAVTIAEHFRDKGENVLFIVDSVTRFAHAIREVATASGEPPIARGYPASVFTELPRLLERAGPGPEGAGTITAIISILVDGDNHNDPIADSTRGILDGHIVLQRSLAEEGRYPPIDPLASISRLARKAWTPDQEKLVSRLKVLIHRFEETRDLRMIGGYRPGADPDLDMAIKQVPIIYDVLKQSPGDRDSLDAFADLAGALKAAAGMGNQGAPIQRRG, from the coding sequence ATGAGCACCACGCTACTGTCTGAGGACGGCCTTTCCCCGAAGCTGGCGCACCTGGCGAACCTCGTCGACCGATACGCATCGCCGGAATTTGCGGTTGCCCATGGCGGTCGCGTGCAGACCATCGCCGCCGGCCACTACACGGTTCACGGTCTCTCCCGCCATGTTCGTCTCGGCGAGTTCGTGGCCCATAAATCCGCGACCGGCATCCATCTCGGCGAAGTCGTGCGCGTCGAACCGCAGCTGATCTATGTCTGCCCGATCGAACCCGGCGAGCCGATCGGCATCCACGATACCGTGATCCGCAAGGGCGCCTTCCGCATTTCGCCATCGGACAGCTGGTGTGGGCGCACCGTCAACTCGCTCGGCGAGCCGATCGATGGGCTCGGTCCGATCACCGAGGGGCTCGATCGCCGCTCGATCTCCAATACCGCGCCGCCCTCGATGACCCGCAAACGTGTCGAGACCGGCTTCAAGACCGGCGTTCGCGCAATCGACATCTTCTCGCCGCTCTGCCTCGGGCAGCGCCTCGGCATCTTCGCCGGCTCCGGTGTTGGCAAGTCGACGCTCCTGTCCATGCTCGCCCGCGCCGATGCTTTCGACAAGGTTGTCATTGCGCTCGTCGGCGAGCGCGGCCGCGAGGTGCGGGAATTCATCGAGGATACGCTCGGCAGCAATATGAGGAAGGCGATCGCCGTCGTCGCAACCAGCGATGAGAGCCCGATGCTGCGCAAGATGGCGCCGCTGACGGCCGTCACCATCGCCGAACATTTCCGCGACAAGGGCGAGAACGTTCTCTTCATCGTCGACAGTGTCACGCGTTTCGCCCATGCGATCCGCGAGGTGGCGACCGCCTCCGGCGAGCCGCCGATCGCGCGCGGCTATCCCGCTTCCGTCTTCACCGAGCTGCCGCGCCTGTTGGAACGCGCCGGCCCCGGCCCCGAGGGCGCCGGCACCATCACGGCGATCATCTCGATCCTTGTCGACGGCGACAATCACAACGACCCGATTGCCGATTCGACGCGCGGCATCCTCGACGGTCATATCGTCCTGCAGCGCAGTCTCGCCGAAGAGGGGCGTTATCCTCCGATCGATCCGCTCGCCTCGATCTCGCGTCTTGCCCGCAAGGCCTGGACGCCGGATCAGGAAAAGCTGGTGTCGCGGCTGAAGGTGCTGATCCATCGTTTTGAAGAGACGCGCGACCTGCGCATGATCGGCGGTTACCGCCCGGGGGCCGACCCCGATCTCGACATGGCGATCAAGCAGGTGCCGATCATTTACGACGTTCTGAAACAGTCTCCGGGGGATCGCGACTCGCTTGATGCCTTCGCCGATCTCGCCGGCGCACTCAAGGCTGCGGCCGGCATGGGCAATCAGGGCGCACCCATTCAGAGGAGAGGCTAG
- a CDS encoding MotE family protein: MIDIINRDMTVLQLLRRLALPAAGLVLLSIPGAFAQEHAPAGDIISQDEVKQFCTNIADPARDQRYLLQKQELEKLRADIDARMAEMDKRKAEYQDWLKRRDDFLKQAEAGLTEIYRKMKPDAAALQLQDMKIEVASAVIMRLGPRQSSLILNEMDPQKAAVIASVIASASDPNTSKDPS, from the coding sequence ATGATTGATATCATCAACCGTGACATGACGGTTCTGCAACTGCTGCGCCGGCTGGCGCTGCCGGCCGCGGGCCTCGTCCTTCTGTCGATCCCCGGCGCCTTCGCGCAGGAACATGCGCCGGCTGGCGACATCATCTCCCAGGACGAGGTCAAGCAGTTCTGCACCAACATTGCCGATCCCGCCCGCGACCAGCGTTACCTCTTGCAGAAGCAGGAACTGGAAAAGCTTCGCGCCGACATCGACGCCCGCATGGCGGAAATGGACAAGCGCAAGGCCGAATACCAGGATTGGCTGAAGCGGCGCGACGATTTCCTGAAGCAGGCGGAAGCCGGCCTCACCGAGATCTACAGGAAGATGAAACCGGATGCGGCCGCCCTACAGTTGCAGGACATGAAGATCGAGGTGGCCTCTGCCGTGATCATGCGGCTCGGCCCGCGGCAGTCGAGCCTCATCCTCAACGAGATGGACCCGCAAAAGGCCGCTGTCATCGCCAGCGTCATTGCCAGTGCGTCCGATCCCAACACGTCGAAGGATCCTTCATGA